The Lolium rigidum isolate FL_2022 chromosome 2, APGP_CSIRO_Lrig_0.1, whole genome shotgun sequence genomic interval CATTTCTAGCATCTGCCATTTGTAGTCCACCTGCATACAAAGGAGCGGCCAGGCAAGGCCGAGCAAATGGCACGCAATTCCTTTTTCTTGTTAGTTTTGCGTGTACTTTGAAGGAAAAAAATCTCTGTTTCTAGTCCATACTAACTTCGGCTTGGCATGCTGTTCCTTTCTGGTGTTGGTATATGGTTTTCAAAGGAAAAAACCTATGCACTCTTTCTTAGGTGAGGACAAACCTCCCGCTATCTAGACATTGATGGATGTGGAAAGATCGATCAGTGTGAACGATCCATTAACGATTAATCCACAGCTACGACCCTACATTCTATACCGTACACGGCAGTCGGACGCACAGCTAACACACCAAGAAACGTTCGGCAATGGCGACGGCGGCTACTGGCATCGCACCACCGGTGATCATCGTGGGGGCAGGGCCGTCAGGTCTCGCGGCGTCGGCTTGCCTGGCGCGGCGCGGGGTGGCGAGCCTGGTCCTCGACCGCGACGACTGCGTGGGCTCGCTCTGGCGGAAGCGCGCCTACGAccgcctccaccttcacctccccaaGCAGATCAGCGCGCTCCCCCACGCGCCGCACGCCGATGACGCCCCGGACTACCTCCCGCGCGACCACTTCGTCCGCTACCTCGACGCATACGCCGACCGCTTCGACGTGCGCACGCGCCTCCGCCGCGAGGTCCGTGCCGCGCGCTTCGTGGACGGGCGGTGGGAGGTGGAGGCCGTCGACCTGGGCACCGGCGAGGCGGAGCGGCACGCGGCGAAGTTCTTGGTGGTGGCCACGGGGGAGTTCGACGAGAGGGTGCTGCCGGAGGTGCCCGGGCTGGACACGTTCACCGGCGAGGCTATGCACTCCAGGGACTATGCATCCGCCGAGGGGATGCGTGGGAAAGCGGTGCTCGTCGTCGGGTGTGGCAACTCCGGGATGGAGATCGCCCTCGACCTTGCCGAGGGCGGCGCCGCAACCTCCATCGTCGTCCGCGGCGAGCTCCACCTGATGACAAGGGAGATCATGAGCGCGTCCACGGCGCTGTTCGCGTACCTTCCCGTCTGGATGATCGACAAGCTGACGCTGCTCGCGTGCTTCCTCGTCTTCGGCGACACCGCCAAGCACGGCCTCCCACGGCCCGCCCTCGGGCCCTTCGCCAGAAAGCTGCTGATCAACGCCTACCCTGTCATCGACGTCGGCACCTACGACAAGATCAAGAACGGCCAGATCCAGGTGCTGCCGGCGATGACGAGCATCCACGGGGACGTGGTGGAGTTCGCCGACGGCACACGGCACCGCTTCCACGCCATCGTCTTCGCCACAGGGTACCGCAGCACGGCAAAGAAATGGCTCAAGGTTCGCCGATTGGTTTTGAACTGAATGAACTTCGCAGCTAAATCTGAAATTGACGGTTGCATCTCAAATTTGGTTTCAGAGCTACGGCGACGGGCTGATCGGCGACAACGGGATGGCGGCCGGGAGATCGCCCAAGGGCGAGAATGGGCTCTATCGCGCGGGGCTAGCGGGGAGAGGGATCTACGGCAGCTTCACGGACGCGCAGTTTATCGCCCAGGATATCAGCATGCAGCTGCAGGGCTCCGGCGAGTCAGCCGACAACACCGGCAATGTGGGCTAGCTAGCAGCCACCCACATGTTCACGGGCCAGCTAGACAGACATATTGCAGTGTAGTGTACTCGGGTGGAGCCAGAATTTAGACATAGGGATTAGGGAGACGAGATGATGATGGTCGCATGTGATACAATTATATGATTTCAGTATCGCTGTACTCCTATTCATTTTCAGACATATTGCAAGTATAaattatactacctccattttcCAAAGTTTAAGACTTATATTGTTTTTAGAAACTCAAACTATATTAAATTTCACTAagtttttttatcaaaaatcattaacatgcaaaatataaaatcaatatcattagatatatACTTTAATATATTTTACATGGTATCTATAAaatctcatatttattcatagttttttctaaaaatttagtcaaactttacttggtttgattttTTAAAAGAAATATAATGCTTAATCTTTGAAATGAAGGTAGTACTTGTTAAAGTTGAAAGTTGTCGATCAAAAAAATTTGAGGACGCATTACATTTTAGGATGTAGCGAGTATATCAGGATGTATCTTACTAAAAAAAAGGCATCTTGCATTTATCAACAtgtgtttggaaaaaaaaaacattacaTGAATTTTTCgagaaagagaatatattaatatca includes:
- the LOC124688486 gene encoding probable indole-3-pyruvate monooxygenase YUCCA11, with protein sequence MATAATGIAPPVIIVGAGPSGLAASACLARRGVASLVLDRDDCVGSLWRKRAYDRLHLHLPKQISALPHAPHADDAPDYLPRDHFVRYLDAYADRFDVRTRLRREVRAARFVDGRWEVEAVDLGTGEAERHAAKFLVVATGEFDERVLPEVPGLDTFTGEAMHSRDYASAEGMRGKAVLVVGCGNSGMEIALDLAEGGAATSIVVRGELHLMTREIMSASTALFAYLPVWMIDKLTLLACFLVFGDTAKHGLPRPALGPFARKLLINAYPVIDVGTYDKIKNGQIQVLPAMTSIHGDVVEFADGTRHRFHAIVFATGYRSTAKKWLKSYGDGLIGDNGMAAGRSPKGENGLYRAGLAGRGIYGSFTDAQFIAQDISMQLQGSGESADNTGNVG